One genomic region from Fictibacillus marinisediminis encodes:
- a CDS encoding SET domain-containing protein, whose product MFEIRPSRFGRGIFATRSIKKGELIHRAPVIASPKEECKYMIKTVLADYVFNWGDGYAIALGYGSLFNHSYSPNARYKLKKSELMIDFYAYKDINADEEILVNYNGDPEDDRELWFKPI is encoded by the coding sequence ATGTTTGAAATAAGGCCATCGCGGTTTGGCAGAGGCATCTTTGCTACCCGCAGCATAAAAAAAGGAGAGCTGATACATAGAGCTCCCGTTATAGCGAGTCCAAAAGAAGAATGCAAATATATGATTAAAACGGTCTTGGCAGACTATGTTTTTAACTGGGGTGATGGGTATGCCATCGCACTGGGTTACGGATCGCTGTTTAATCATTCCTATTCCCCAAATGCCAGGTATAAACTTAAAAAAAGTGAATTAATGATTGATTTTTACGCGTATAAAGACATTAATGCGGATGAAGAAATTCTGGTGAATTATAATGGGGATCCTGAGGATGACAGAGAACTATGGTTTAAACCGATATGA
- a CDS encoding TetR/AcrR family transcriptional regulator C-terminal domain-containing protein, translating to MKEQVPAAASLFNNYVLSFVKDEMILVHTSKAQRIPMDQLLKETKEMFQSLSVEQYPALNELAGYSAVVHGEPHFLFGLHVLLDGLKHNKKLNS from the coding sequence TTGAAAGAACAGGTTCCAGCAGCCGCCAGTTTATTTAATAATTATGTTCTTTCCTTTGTTAAAGATGAGATGATCCTTGTGCATACATCGAAAGCGCAAAGAATTCCAATGGATCAATTATTGAAAGAGACAAAAGAAATGTTCCAATCACTGTCTGTAGAGCAATATCCTGCACTGAATGAACTCGCCGGCTATTCAGCAGTTGTTCATGGTGAACCACATTTTCTGTTTGGCCTGCATGTTCTATTGGACGGCCTTAAACATAATAAAAAGCTCAACTCTTAA
- a CDS encoding SgcJ/EcaC family oxidoreductase, with protein sequence MGSTALEDVMQLYRQLIEAWNERNSAGMAELFLTGGELIGFDGSHVIGNEEIFSHLEPIFTNHPTPAYVFKVKGIKLLSNESALLRSIVGMVPDGKDDLNPDLNAHQTLVAVKTNGMWRIELFQNTPAQFHGRPELVREMTDELKNSFFE encoded by the coding sequence ATGGGTTCTACTGCTCTTGAAGATGTAATGCAGCTATACCGCCAGTTGATTGAAGCCTGGAACGAACGAAACAGTGCCGGCATGGCGGAACTGTTTCTGACAGGGGGGGAATTAATCGGATTTGACGGCAGCCACGTCATCGGAAATGAAGAGATTTTTTCTCACCTTGAGCCGATCTTTACCAATCATCCGACACCCGCCTATGTCTTTAAAGTTAAAGGCATTAAGCTATTAAGCAATGAAAGTGCCCTTTTACGGTCAATCGTCGGAATGGTGCCGGACGGGAAAGATGATTTGAACCCTGACCTTAACGCTCATCAGACCCTCGTTGCCGTTAAAACGAATGGAATGTGGAGAATCGAACTCTTTCAAAATACACCTGCTCAATTTCATGGCCGGCCTGAGCTCGTCAGGGAAATGACAGATGAATTAAAGAACAGCTTTTTTGAGTGA
- a CDS encoding competence protein ComK has product MTNKVMVPNKQYEINVDTMALLPFCDEYGNLHTKVLERNRTLCVCGKPKSVITFSCGYYGSSYKGRKDGASHIMGIRSRAPIVISEQLGIFFIPLESPNNDTCIWIAQAHVKQVKAISSDTSDIIFSNDTFISVNQAKSTLEAKIHRASHYRFILELRINEKKTIYTHRFFRP; this is encoded by the coding sequence ATGACAAATAAGGTGATGGTTCCAAATAAACAATATGAAATCAATGTAGACACCATGGCATTACTGCCTTTCTGCGATGAGTATGGCAATTTACATACGAAGGTTCTTGAAAGAAACAGAACGTTGTGTGTTTGTGGAAAACCCAAGTCTGTTATCACTTTTAGCTGCGGTTACTATGGGTCAAGCTATAAGGGCCGGAAGGATGGGGCTTCTCATATAATGGGAATCAGGTCTCGGGCTCCAATTGTTATCAGTGAACAGCTGGGCATCTTTTTCATTCCTCTTGAATCTCCGAACAATGACACATGCATCTGGATTGCTCAGGCTCATGTAAAACAGGTCAAAGCAATCTCCTCCGACACATCAGACATCATTTTTTCGAACGATACCTTCATTTCAGTCAACCAGGCTAAAAGTACGCTTGAAGCTAAAATCCATCGTGCGTCACATTATCGTTTTATTTTGGAACTGCGGATCAATGAGAAAAAAACGATTTATACACATCGTTTTTTCCGGCCTTAA